In the genome of Limanda limanda chromosome 15, fLimLim1.1, whole genome shotgun sequence, one region contains:
- the sema4ga gene encoding semaphorin-4G, with protein MPGARSPALWLLLLSCCVCATDGYPFKTPLDLDVTPRITILNSGLQGCRRFHSSSTVNYSTMLLEADSERLYVGARGAVFSLNASDISASSALAIEWEASPEQKRQCLLKGKDNKTECYNHIRFLQRFNSTHLYMCGTHAFRPLCAYIDEKRFVMSSQPEDGRDKCPYDPTTGYTALIIDQQMYTASQYEFRSSPDIRRNSPPPTLKTEEAPTRWLNEADFIGSALVKESLISSSGDDDKIYFFFTERSQEQTTSYSHSRVARVARVCKGDRGGRLTLQKRWTSFLKARLVCSLPEYDFHFNTLRSVFVMPGQMPQDTVFYGIFGLEWKNVKASAVCRFSLSEVQEAFQGPYMENQDSGSKWREYTGKIPDPRPGTCITDALRARGINVSTSLTDDVLDFVRRHPLMSQQVQPSDRRPLLFRRTTHYTHMAVHQIQGSDGQTNHVLYMGTDEGWLHKAVEIEGQLHIIEELQLFEEPQPVTALLISAEQMSVYVGSPSGVVQLPLSNCHRYTSCYECIFARDPHCAWNGAQCVDVMAQADISTLIQDIQRGSRGCENTQDDVVERSRSVRVGDDVLLQCELSSNLATPLWTLDGGELQGYGLNSGFRTGTDGLLIIEARQDQSGLYTCFAVENNIRVAVVAYNVTIQVNLPPPPPLEPTEDPYSLFATMPPPTDSPTSERPLPPPPAPLLPHSKLFSPRNMEAMYLSLITILGALCVVLTVVLVYVGFCLRVGNRGKYSLRAAAAAAYPNNKRHNRNRKQMRSSSLMELKTISSHCNGNGVCNGVSKKHNASVQDGGFLQIVPGEAQSSPNKEPPPPAPPLPPTPQLPSPECDFPNVLSATLPSVLRRMNGNSYVLLRQSDSENTSPHGYSFADELNKILEKRKRTQLMPRPDESSV; from the exons ATGCCGGGAGCTCGATCCCCTGCACTGTGGCTCCTGCtactgagctgctgtgtgtgtgcgacggACGGCTACCCGTTCAAAACACCCCTGGACCTGGATGTGACTCCACGCATCACAATTCTAAACAGCG gtctcCAAGGCTGCAGGCGCTTCCACTCCTCTTCTACGGTTAACTACAGCACCATGCTGCTGGAGGCTGACAGTGAGCGTCTCTACGTTGGCGCCCGGGGGGCTGTATTCAGTCTCAACGCCTCTGACATCTCAGCCAGCTCTGCTCTCGCc ATCGAGTGGGAGGCCTCCCCCGAGCAAAAACGCCAGTGTCTTCTCAAGGGAAAAGACAACAag ACCGAGTGTTACAATCACATCCGCTTCCTCCAGAGGTTCAACTCGACTCACCTCTACATGTGTGGGACTCACGCCTTCAGACCACTCTGTGCATATATA GATGAGAAGAGGTTTGTGATGTCATCTCAGCCTGAGGACGGAAGAGACAAATGTCCGTATGACCCGACAACAGGCTACACCGCCCTCATCATAG ACCAGCAGATGTACACAGCATCCCAGTACGAGTTCAGGAGCTCTCCAGATATTCGCCGCAACTCTCCGCCTCCCACGCTGAAGACGGAGGAAGCCCCCACACGCTGGCTGAACG AGGCAGACTTCATCGGCTCTGCGCTTGTGAAGGAGAGTTTGATCAGCAGCAGCGGCGATGATGACAAGATCTACTTCTTCTTCACCGAGAGGAGCCAGGAGCAGACGACCAGCTACAGCCACAGCAGGGTGGCACGAGTGGCTCGGGTTTGCAAG GGGGACCGAGGAGGACGTCTAACTCTCCAGAAGCGCTGGACATCCTTCCTCAAGGCCAGGCTCGTGTGCTCTCTGCCCGAGTACGACTTCCACTTCAACACGCTGCGCAGCGTGTTTGTCATGCCTGGGCAAATGCCGCAGGACACGGTCTTCTACGGCATCTTTGGCCTGGAGTG GAAAAACGTGAAGGCGTCTGCGGTGTGTCGGTTCTCTCTGTCTGAAGTCCAAGAGGCCTTCCAAGGACCCTACATGGAGAACCAGGACTCTGGCTCCAAGTGGAGGGAGTACACTGGAAAGATCCCTGACCCACGACCTGGAacg TGTATAACCGACGCCCTGAGGGCCAGGGGCATTAACGTCTCCACCTCGTTGACCGACGACGTGCTGGACTTTGTCAGGAGGCATCCTCTGATGTCGCAGCAGGTCCAGCCTTCAGACAGACGTCCCCTTTTGTTCAGGAGGACCACACACTACACGCACATGGCTGTGCACCAGATCCAAGGCTCGGATGGACAAACAAACCATGTGTTATACATGGGCACAG ATGAAGGATGGTTACACAAAGCTGTAGAAATCGAGGGTCAACTCCACATTATCGAGGAGCTTCAGCTGTTTGAGGAGCCACAGCCTGTTACTGCTCTACTGATATCTGCAGAACAG aTGAGTGTGTACGTGGGCTCTCCGTCGGGCGTGGTGCAGCTCCCGCTCTCTAACTGCCACAGATACACATCCTGCTACGAGTGCATCTTTGCCAGGGATCCTCACTGTGCCTGGAACGGAGCCCAGTGTGTGGACGTAATGGCACAAGCAGACAT atccactttaatccaggacattCAGCGTGGCAGCAGGGGATGTGAGAACACACAAGACG atgttGTGGAGCGGAGCCGCTCTGTGCGTGTGGGCGACGAcgtgctgctgcagtgtgagcTCAGCTCCAACCTGGCCACGCCGCTCTGGACTCTGGACGGCGGCGAGCTGCAGGGTTACGGCCTCAACTCGGGTTTCAGAACCGGCACAGACGGCCTGCTGATCATCGAGGCGCGGCAGGACCAGAGCGGGCTGTACACCTGCTTCGCTGTCGAGAACAATATCAGGGTCGCTGTAGTTGCCTACAACGTCACCATCCAAGTTAACCTGCCCCCGCCGCCCCCCCTCGAGCCAACTGAAGATCCTTACAGCCTCTTTGCGACCATGCCACCGCCCACTGATTCTCCAACCTCCGAGAGGCCCTTGCCACCACCCCcagcccctctcctcccccactCAAAGCTGTTCTCCCCCAGGAACATGGAGGCCATGTACCTGTCCCTCATCACCATCCTCGGCGCCCTGTGCGTGGTCCTCACCGTGGTCCTCGTCTACGTGGGCTTCTGCCTGCGAGTGGGCAACAGAGGGAAGTACTCATTACgtgccgccgctgctgctgcctaCCCGAACAATAAGAGGCACaacaggaacaggaaacagatgagaAGCTCCTCCCTCATGGAGCTGAAGACCATCTCAAGCCACTGCAACGGCAATGGCGTCTGTAATGGCGTTTCAAAGAAACATAACGCCAGCGTCCAGGACGGAGGCTTCCTCCAGATTGTCCCTGGAGAGGCTCAGTCGTCACCAAACAAGGAGCCtcctccccccgccccccctctccctcccacgCCGCAGCTTCCCTCTCCAGAGTGCGACTTCCCCAACGTCCTGTCGGCCACGCTGCCCAGCGTGCTGAGGAGAATGAACGGGAACAGCTACGTGCTGCTGAGGCAAAGCGACTCTGAGAACACGTCGCCGCACGGCTACTCGTTTGCTGATGAGCTCAATAAGATCTTGGAGAAGAGGAAACGCACTCAGCTGATGCCCAGGCCGGACGAGAGCTCTGTGTAG